A genomic window from Sphingobacterium spiritivorum includes:
- a CDS encoding ligand-binding sensor domain-containing protein, protein MSTFFKSNILVFFVTLFCIQNLLGQEIPKIGHPWVQQYTKFNYNAGNQNWSVATDSSGVIYVGNGDGLLQFDGQVWSLHTLPNKSTVRAVTVGPQQRIYTGGMGEFGYWEKSKIGKLTYHSISKLVSKETILKDEIWKIIIDGKRVIFQSFANLYCYENGKIDLVSGNNQPFLFAFKANNRIFIEKLPGGLFELKNKSLIPLKGNEVLRNQLILSILPLSGQSVLIGTAKNGLYSYDDEHGIRPWNNEINEQLKNAQLNNGIQVFKDYYAYGTILNGIFIINKEGQLIQHINKQNGLQNNTVLSLTTDLQKQIWAGLDNGIARIDIQSPLYFYADNSGSIGTVYSARIFNGYLYLGTNQGLFYSPWSSNTAQKPMKFNLVPQSQGQVWDLSVIDGELICGHNDGTFKVSGQQFVKISDMTGGWVIKQIKGHSNLLIQGNYTGMALFRKGNNGWTLDTKINNRNLPVSAIEQKSENQFWVSNAQGLNLISTDSAYRNIIQTKEFGTKEGLPSRTGNHPTNLNGSIIFSTDSGFYRYDDISDKFAPYRYLNEKLGSFAYSNKIIPAQANQFWFINKGHIAYASFMPKGELQIDSSRFATLKNQMMKYYENINQISPDLFLISIDNGFALYNPETKIEATSYKPKPIIQGVYNITKEIKAFTDSDEELSIPYSSNNIRIRFAIPWYSSRPVRFQYFLEGYSQDWSDWSEEYQKDFTNLRNRNYTFKVRAQLPDGTITDVTSLEFTVNPPWYLTWWALLIYFLLFAVCIHYGRKWYEHKLEKHRKILREKLSRQQEETLKKEMEARERQMVQLKNEQLEQELAGKNRELANSAMNIVYKNELLNTIHEELISLKDNDGKKLSNEHVKKISKIINEAYNDERDWNLFEKSFNEAHENFFKKLKKDYPALVPNDLKLCAYLRMNMNSKEIASLLNITTRGVEIRRYRLRKKLNIPTEKNLSEFLLEV, encoded by the coding sequence ATGTCGACATTCTTTAAATCAAATATATTAGTATTTTTTGTTACGTTGTTTTGCATCCAGAATCTTTTGGGGCAGGAAATCCCAAAGATCGGACATCCCTGGGTGCAGCAATATACCAAATTCAATTATAATGCCGGAAATCAGAACTGGTCCGTTGCAACGGACTCAAGCGGAGTGATCTATGTAGGCAACGGCGACGGACTGCTGCAGTTTGATGGTCAGGTCTGGTCATTGCATACGCTACCTAACAAATCTACAGTAAGAGCCGTGACTGTAGGTCCGCAACAGCGCATCTATACCGGTGGTATGGGCGAATTTGGATATTGGGAGAAATCAAAAATCGGAAAGCTGACCTATCACAGCATAAGCAAACTGGTCAGCAAAGAAACAATACTGAAAGATGAGATCTGGAAAATCATCATTGATGGAAAACGAGTTATCTTTCAGTCATTTGCCAATCTGTATTGTTATGAAAACGGTAAAATAGATTTGGTAAGCGGCAACAACCAGCCATTCTTATTTGCATTCAAAGCGAATAACCGCATTTTTATAGAGAAATTACCGGGTGGACTTTTTGAACTTAAAAACAAGTCACTCATACCTCTCAAAGGCAATGAGGTCTTACGCAATCAGCTGATCCTTTCTATTCTGCCCTTATCAGGTCAGTCTGTATTAATCGGCACCGCCAAAAACGGACTATACAGCTATGATGATGAGCATGGTATTCGTCCGTGGAATAATGAAATCAATGAACAGCTCAAAAATGCACAACTCAATAACGGCATACAGGTATTTAAAGATTACTATGCATACGGGACTATTCTGAACGGTATATTTATTATCAATAAAGAAGGTCAACTCATTCAGCACATAAACAAACAAAATGGCTTGCAGAATAACACCGTATTGTCCCTTACGACTGATCTTCAGAAACAGATATGGGCCGGACTGGATAATGGTATAGCCCGTATCGATATACAATCTCCGCTATATTTCTATGCAGACAACAGCGGAAGTATAGGTACCGTATACAGTGCACGAATATTTAACGGTTATCTCTATCTGGGTACCAATCAGGGATTATTCTATAGTCCCTGGTCGTCAAATACAGCCCAAAAACCAATGAAATTCAATTTAGTCCCGCAATCACAGGGACAGGTATGGGATCTTTCGGTGATTGACGGAGAACTCATATGCGGTCATAATGACGGAACATTTAAAGTATCCGGACAACAGTTTGTCAAAATCTCAGATATGACTGGCGGATGGGTCATAAAACAGATAAAGGGACATAGCAATCTTCTGATTCAGGGAAATTATACAGGAATGGCGCTCTTCCGCAAAGGAAATAACGGTTGGACGCTCGACACCAAAATCAATAATCGCAATCTTCCTGTCAGTGCTATCGAGCAAAAGTCCGAAAATCAGTTTTGGGTGAGCAATGCTCAGGGACTTAACCTGATCAGCACAGATTCTGCATACAGAAATATTATACAGACAAAAGAATTCGGCACAAAAGAAGGATTACCCTCCCGTACAGGCAATCATCCTACAAATCTCAACGGAAGCATTATCTTTTCTACAGACTCAGGGTTTTACAGGTATGACGACATTTCTGACAAATTTGCACCATATCGTTATTTAAATGAAAAATTGGGATCTTTTGCCTATTCCAATAAAATAATTCCGGCACAGGCCAATCAATTCTGGTTTATTAATAAGGGACATATCGCCTATGCCAGCTTTATGCCTAAGGGTGAACTTCAGATCGATTCCTCCCGATTTGCAACCTTGAAAAATCAAATGATGAAATATTATGAGAATATCAACCAGATAAGTCCAGATCTGTTTCTCATCAGTATAGACAATGGTTTTGCACTGTACAATCCTGAAACGAAGATTGAAGCGACTTCTTACAAACCCAAACCGATTATTCAGGGTGTATATAATATTACCAAAGAAATCAAAGCTTTTACAGACAGTGATGAAGAATTGAGTATTCCTTATAGCTCCAACAACATCCGTATCCGGTTTGCAATTCCATGGTACAGCTCCAGACCTGTTCGCTTTCAATATTTTCTGGAGGGGTACTCACAGGACTGGTCAGACTGGTCTGAAGAATATCAAAAGGACTTCACCAACCTACGAAACAGAAATTATACATTTAAAGTCAGGGCGCAGCTGCCGGATGGAACTATCACAGATGTCACCAGCCTGGAATTCACAGTAAATCCACCCTGGTATCTGACCTGGTGGGCATTATTGATCTACTTCTTATTATTTGCTGTCTGTATACATTACGGCAGAAAATGGTATGAGCATAAACTTGAAAAGCACCGGAAAATACTCAGAGAAAAACTAAGCAGGCAGCAGGAAGAAACGCTGAAAAAAGAAATGGAAGCAAGAGAGCGCCAGATGGTTCAATTGAAAAATGAACAACTGGAGCAGGAACTGGCGGGCAAGAACAGAGAGCTGGCAAATTCGGCAATGAATATTGTCTATAAAAATGAACTGCTCAATACCATACATGAAGAGCTGATCAGTCTGAAAGACAATGATGGCAAAAAGCTTTCCAATGAACACGTTAAAAAGATCAGCAAGATTATCAATGAAGCCTATAACGACGAACGGGACTGGAATTTGTTTGAGAAAAGTTTTAATGAAGCCCATGAAAACTTCTTCAAGAAACTAAAGAAAGACTACCCTGCACTTGTGCCGAATGATCTCAAACTTTGTGCATATCTGAGAATGAATATGAACAGTAAAGAGATTGCTTCCCTGCTGAATATTACGACCAGAGGAGTTGAAATCAGAAGGTACAGATTGCGTAAAAAGCTGAATATTCCAACGGAAAAAAATCTGTCAGAATTTCTGTTGGAGGTGTAA
- a CDS encoding SusC/RagA family TonB-linked outer membrane protein — protein sequence MRNFFTYFLLVFSLALSTPLFGQQISISGTVKDSGTGIGIAGVTIAIKGGTTAVQSNDEGLFTIQAKPTDVLQLRYIGYVTQDVPVNNQTTLNIALVSDSEALEEVVVIGYGTAAKRDLTGSIASVSGKDVADKPSPNPISSIQGKVAGVQITNSGEPGGAPNVKIRGTNSINGASPLYVVDGILNDNINFLNPSDIESMEILKDPSSLAIFGVRGANGVIIISTKSAKQGDLNFNFNSTLGFKDVNHRMKMTDAEGFKTLYNEQLKNEGATPFDYTNWNANTDWQDQIFQRGILNYNNLSVSGATDKNKFYMGLGYTTEEGVVKHEEYKKLTLNINDELKITDNFKVGMNFSGYKASLPQIQSGLINTAIIASPVTPIFNDEYGLYHNTPPFQTPQIYSPMVGLELRKNTRISDEYRAVGSVFAELTFLEHFTAKASFLYDYGFNGIRSYTPIVNVYDPNIQGTDKTSTLVRTTSVSQEQNTYKKAQSDWLLTYKNNWGDHSLTATAGFTTYYRGYEGIITNVGQGSGDPIPNDPRFFYTTMGDQTTRSIGGSQWERATLSYLVRGLYNYKGKYLLNGSFRRDGSSAFLGSNRWQNSGAIGAGWVVSEESFMQEQQLFDNLKIKGSWGVLGNENTGDGYRYPVYPTLVSGSSTSFGDNIYPALSPAYSPDPNLRWESVHSWEAGFEAKMLKNRLSLEAVYYDKKTKDILVEVPGVNGFLPILRNAGEIQNKGFEFSAGWNQQLTEDLKLGVNANLTTLKNKVLNLVNDDFAILAGNGVSRTMSGQPVGYFYGLRTDGVYQNQAEVDAGPKSGLGAAFKPGDIKYVDINNDGTINTQDRTIIGNPTPDFIYGFSVNLSYKNFDFGTEFMGVSGNELIRTWNRNQYSTFNFLEDRLGRWTGEGTSNFEPIMDSKRTNNREFSSYFIEDGSFFRVRNIQLGYNFKREALEKIKLKSLRLFLNAQNPFTFSKNTGYTPEIGGSAIAVGVDNGTYPIPAIYTVGVNVNF from the coding sequence ATGAGGAACTTTTTTACTTATTTCTTACTGGTATTTAGTTTAGCTCTGTCCACACCCCTGTTTGGACAGCAAATATCAATAAGCGGAACCGTCAAAGACAGCGGGACAGGAATCGGAATTGCGGGGGTGACAATTGCGATCAAAGGGGGAACGACCGCTGTTCAGAGTAATGACGAAGGTCTCTTCACCATTCAGGCAAAACCTACGGATGTCCTTCAGTTACGGTACATCGGTTATGTCACGCAGGATGTCCCGGTAAACAATCAGACAACTCTTAATATCGCTCTCGTTTCCGATAGCGAAGCTTTGGAAGAGGTCGTAGTTATTGGTTACGGTACAGCAGCTAAACGTGATCTGACAGGTTCGATAGCGTCCGTTAGCGGAAAAGATGTTGCAGACAAGCCTTCACCTAATCCGATTTCTTCTATTCAGGGAAAAGTAGCCGGTGTTCAAATCACCAACAGCGGTGAACCCGGAGGAGCGCCAAACGTAAAAATAAGAGGTACAAACTCGATCAACGGTGCCTCCCCTCTTTATGTAGTAGATGGAATCCTGAATGATAATATTAATTTCTTAAACCCATCGGATATCGAATCCATGGAAATCTTAAAAGATCCTTCTTCTTTAGCGATCTTCGGGGTACGTGGTGCCAACGGGGTAATTATTATCTCCACCAAATCCGCAAAACAAGGTGATCTTAATTTCAACTTCAACTCTACATTAGGTTTTAAAGATGTCAATCACCGTATGAAAATGACGGATGCAGAAGGATTTAAAACCCTGTATAATGAGCAGCTTAAAAATGAAGGCGCAACACCTTTCGACTATACCAACTGGAATGCAAATACAGATTGGCAGGATCAGATCTTCCAGAGAGGTATCCTGAACTACAACAACCTGAGTGTAAGTGGCGCTACAGACAAAAATAAGTTTTATATGGGTCTGGGTTATACCACCGAAGAGGGTGTAGTCAAACATGAGGAATACAAAAAACTAACGTTGAACATCAACGATGAGCTGAAAATTACCGACAATTTTAAAGTAGGAATGAACTTCAGCGGTTATAAAGCAAGCTTACCACAGATTCAGAGTGGCCTTATCAATACAGCGATTATCGCATCTCCGGTAACTCCTATTTTTAATGATGAATACGGTCTTTATCATAATACACCTCCTTTCCAGACACCACAGATCTACTCACCGATGGTAGGCCTGGAACTGAGAAAGAATACACGTATCAGTGATGAATACAGAGCGGTTGGAAGTGTATTTGCAGAACTTACTTTCCTTGAACATTTCACAGCCAAAGCCTCTTTCCTGTATGATTATGGTTTTAACGGAATCAGAAGCTATACACCTATTGTGAATGTATATGATCCTAATATACAAGGTACGGATAAGACAAGTACACTTGTACGTACCACCAGCGTATCACAAGAACAGAATACTTACAAAAAAGCACAGAGTGACTGGCTCCTGACTTACAAAAACAATTGGGGAGACCACAGTCTGACCGCTACTGCCGGATTTACAACGTACTACAGAGGATATGAAGGCATCATCACCAATGTAGGTCAGGGCAGCGGAGATCCTATCCCTAATGATCCGCGCTTCTTCTACACTACAATGGGTGATCAGACAACCAGATCTATTGGCGGATCACAATGGGAACGTGCTACATTATCTTATTTGGTAAGGGGTCTATACAACTATAAAGGCAAATACTTATTGAACGGATCCTTCAGAAGAGATGGTTCTTCGGCATTCCTTGGATCTAACAGATGGCAAAATTCAGGTGCTATCGGTGCAGGATGGGTTGTATCTGAAGAATCATTTATGCAAGAACAGCAACTCTTTGATAACTTAAAAATCAAAGGTTCATGGGGTGTATTAGGAAATGAAAACACAGGAGACGGCTACCGATATCCGGTATATCCGACACTGGTTTCAGGTAGTTCAACTTCATTTGGAGACAATATCTATCCGGCATTATCTCCGGCGTATTCCCCGGATCCTAACTTACGCTGGGAATCCGTACATTCGTGGGAAGCAGGTTTTGAAGCCAAGATGCTGAAAAACAGATTGAGCCTGGAAGCCGTTTATTACGACAAGAAAACTAAAGATATATTGGTAGAAGTACCGGGAGTAAATGGTTTCTTACCTATTCTAAGAAATGCCGGAGAAATTCAGAACAAAGGATTTGAGTTTTCTGCAGGATGGAACCAACAGCTTACTGAAGATCTGAAACTGGGTGTAAACGCAAACTTGACTACACTCAAAAACAAGGTTCTTAATCTTGTAAATGATGATTTCGCTATACTTGCAGGTAATGGTGTATCACGCACTATGTCCGGACAACCAGTAGGATATTTTTACGGTTTGAGAACTGATGGAGTATACCAGAATCAGGCTGAAGTAGATGCAGGACCAAAATCAGGTTTAGGTGCTGCTTTCAAACCCGGAGATATCAAATATGTAGATATCAACAACGATGGAACGATCAACACACAGGACAGAACCATTATCGGAAATCCTACTCCTGACTTTATCTATGGTTTCTCTGTAAATCTGAGCTATAAGAATTTTGATTTCGGAACCGAATTTATGGGGGTATCCGGAAACGAACTGATTCGTACCTGGAACAGAAACCAATACTCCACATTCAATTTTCTGGAAGACAGACTGGGAAGATGGACAGGCGAAGGAACATCTAACTTCGAGCCAATCATGGATTCCAAAAGAACAAACAACAGAGAATTCTCTTCTTACTTTATCGAAGATGGCAGTTTCTTCCGTGTTCGTAATATCCAGTTAGGATACAACTTCAAAAGAGAAGCGCTGGAAAAAATAAAACTTAAGTCATTAAGATTATTCCTGAATGCACAGAATCCATTCACCTTCTCCAAAAACACAGGATATACACCTGAAATCGGAGGAAGTGCAATTGCTGTGGGTGTAGACAACGGAACATATCCAATCCCGGCAATCTATACAGTAGGTGTGAATGTTAATTTTTAA
- a CDS encoding RagB/SusD family nutrient uptake outer membrane protein: MKTNISTYISATLLALLVLSSCSKDFLDRKPLGQLTEEDLPAGSLEGQVLAIYAGLRSEGTSGLPYVGVHNMRSDDAEIGSSVGDEAGSAPNTDDFQYTTNFWLWGNYWTDHYKLIALTNTAIETADSLGNQSPEVARGLAEAKFFRAWAYFNLVRAFGEVPKIDFRVRDQKESILPKSPIADIYALIDADLEYATQHLPLNWESRFIGRITQGAAFAVQAKTFLARQQYSKALAASRMVINSGQYNLGVAYNQIFRESSENSKESVFEIQAYYAQGQTNLGITYAGRQGVRGSGAMNLGWGWNVPNERLAKAFEQGDPRKDETLLYAGQVNTPYGELIPAATATVPRAYWNKKVYTDPKIRTTTGSQAGEWFNFRVIRYADVVLMAAEAANEVGEQEAALTYLEQIRVRARGGNNAILPKVTTTNQQELRLAIRHERQVELGMENERFFDLIRWNIDAETFKDAGKTNYQLRNRYLPIPQNEIDRSGGVLIQNPNY; the protein is encoded by the coding sequence ATGAAAACAAATATTTCAACATATATATCGGCAACTCTTCTGGCACTTTTGGTGCTGAGCAGTTGTTCCAAAGATTTCTTGGATCGTAAGCCGTTAGGACAATTGACAGAAGAAGATTTACCTGCAGGTTCATTAGAAGGTCAGGTATTGGCTATCTATGCCGGATTAAGAAGCGAAGGTACAAGCGGCCTTCCTTATGTAGGCGTACACAATATGCGATCGGATGATGCCGAAATCGGATCAAGTGTAGGTGATGAAGCAGGATCGGCTCCCAATACTGATGATTTTCAATATACCACCAACTTTTGGTTGTGGGGTAACTACTGGACAGACCATTATAAGCTGATCGCATTGACGAATACAGCAATAGAGACAGCGGACTCATTGGGCAATCAGAGTCCGGAAGTAGCCAGAGGATTAGCAGAAGCAAAATTTTTTAGAGCATGGGCTTACTTCAATTTAGTACGTGCATTTGGTGAAGTACCAAAAATTGATTTTCGCGTTCGTGATCAGAAAGAAAGTATCCTTCCTAAGTCCCCTATTGCGGATATCTATGCTTTAATAGATGCCGATCTGGAATATGCAACACAGCACCTCCCTCTGAACTGGGAATCGAGATTTATAGGCCGTATCACACAAGGAGCAGCATTTGCCGTACAGGCCAAAACATTCCTGGCCAGACAACAGTATAGCAAAGCTCTTGCAGCGAGCCGTATGGTCATCAACTCAGGACAGTATAATCTGGGGGTAGCTTACAATCAGATCTTTAGAGAAAGTTCTGAAAACAGCAAGGAATCCGTATTTGAAATACAAGCATACTATGCACAGGGACAGACAAATCTGGGAATTACATATGCCGGCAGACAGGGTGTACGCGGATCCGGAGCTATGAACCTGGGATGGGGATGGAATGTACCTAATGAAAGACTTGCAAAAGCATTTGAACAAGGAGATCCAAGAAAAGATGAAACTCTTCTGTATGCAGGCCAGGTAAATACTCCTTACGGAGAACTTATTCCTGCTGCGACCGCAACAGTACCAAGAGCATATTGGAACAAAAAAGTATATACCGATCCTAAAATCCGGACGACAACAGGAAGCCAGGCCGGAGAATGGTTCAACTTCCGTGTAATCAGATATGCGGATGTCGTCCTGATGGCTGCTGAAGCTGCAAATGAAGTTGGCGAACAGGAAGCAGCACTGACTTACTTAGAGCAGATAAGAGTTCGCGCAAGAGGTGGCAACAATGCTATCCTTCCGAAAGTAACAACAACAAACCAACAGGAATTGAGACTGGCTATCAGACATGAGAGACAAGTCGAATTAGGTATGGAAAACGAACGTTTTTTTGACCTGATACGTTGGAATATCGATGCTGAAACTTTCAAAGATGCCGGCAAAACAAATTACCAGCTTAGAAACAGATACCTTCCTATCCCTCAAAATGAGATAGACCGCTCAGGTGGTGTTCTGATCCAGAACCCTAACTACTAG
- a CDS encoding glucoamylase family protein — protein MKALIYTFFIPLLILQSCFSNQEQKRTDSQSNLKDSLSTDSLLTLIQKQTFRYFWDGAEPTSGMARERIHIDGAYPENDRNVVTIGGSGFGIMAIITGIERQFISKEEGAKRLDHIMDYLGRIDRFKGAWSHWYYGETGKAKSFSQQDDGADIVETAFMAEALIVVREYYKNGSETEKAIANKADALWKGIEWNFFRNGKDVLFWHWSPTYGWGMNHAIQGYDECLITYILAASSPTHPIPASTYHKGWARDGAIVTDAKKYDIPMILKHNAPNGGVGPLFWEHYSYLGLDPKGLKDQYANYWDVVVNHSKINIAHAEQNPNKYKGYGADKGWGLTASYSVKGYDAHHPDNDHGVISPTAALSSMPYTPKESIAFARYLNQHLGQKVWGQYGFYDAYSETDNWFPQRYLAIDQGPIIVMIENYRTGLLWKLFMGAPDVQKGLKGLGFTSPHF, from the coding sequence TTGAAAGCACTTATTTATACTTTTTTTATTCCGCTCCTCATATTACAATCTTGTTTTTCAAATCAGGAGCAGAAGCGTACAGACTCCCAAAGTAACTTAAAAGACAGTTTGTCTACAGACTCGCTTCTCACGCTCATCCAGAAACAAACGTTCCGGTATTTCTGGGACGGTGCGGAACCGACTTCCGGTATGGCCCGTGAACGTATACATATCGATGGTGCCTATCCGGAGAACGATCGGAATGTTGTTACCATTGGTGGTAGCGGATTTGGCATCATGGCCATCATTACAGGTATTGAGCGGCAGTTTATTTCCAAAGAAGAAGGTGCTAAGCGATTGGATCATATCATGGATTATCTGGGTCGGATAGACCGGTTCAAAGGTGCATGGTCACATTGGTACTACGGAGAAACCGGAAAAGCTAAATCGTTTAGCCAACAGGATGATGGAGCAGACATCGTCGAAACTGCTTTTATGGCAGAAGCTCTGATCGTCGTTCGCGAATATTATAAAAACGGTTCCGAAACCGAAAAAGCAATTGCAAACAAAGCAGATGCATTATGGAAAGGAATAGAATGGAATTTCTTCAGAAACGGAAAGGATGTCCTTTTCTGGCACTGGAGTCCCACATACGGATGGGGTATGAATCATGCCATACAAGGATATGATGAGTGTCTGATCACATATATACTGGCAGCCTCCTCCCCTACACATCCTATACCGGCATCTACCTATCACAAAGGATGGGCAAGAGACGGAGCAATCGTAACCGATGCTAAAAAATACGATATCCCGATGATTCTCAAGCATAATGCTCCCAACGGCGGTGTAGGTCCGCTTTTCTGGGAACATTACTCCTATCTAGGATTAGACCCCAAAGGTCTGAAAGATCAATATGCCAATTACTGGGATGTCGTCGTCAATCACAGCAAAATCAACATTGCACACGCAGAACAAAATCCAAATAAATATAAAGGCTACGGTGCAGATAAAGGATGGGGACTCACAGCCAGCTATTCTGTAAAAGGATATGATGCACACCATCCGGACAATGATCATGGCGTCATCAGTCCTACAGCAGCCCTCTCTTCAATGCCGTACACACCAAAGGAAAGTATTGCATTTGCCCGATACCTGAATCAGCATCTGGGGCAAAAAGTCTGGGGGCAGTATGGTTTCTATGATGCATACAGCGAAACGGATAACTGGTTTCCGCAGCGATACCTTGCCATAGATCAGGGGCCTATTATTGTCATGATCGAAAATTACCGGACAGGATTATTATGGAAACTCTTTATGGGCGCACCTGATGTACAAAAAGGATTGAAAGGTCTTGGTTTTACCAGTCCTCACTTTTAG
- the bglX gene encoding beta-glucosidase BglX yields the protein MNISRYSRLVLSICTLYVTSTVTAQQNNQKMDSFINTLMSKMTLEEKIGQLNLVTGGEATTGSTVSTGVEGKIKSGAIGGIFSMSTPQRIRAAQDLAVKQSRLGIPLIFGMDVIHGYKTIFPIPIGLASSWDMNLVRQTAQIAATEATADGINWTFSPMVDISRDPRWGRFSEGNGEDPYLSSKIAVEMVKGYQGNDLAANNTLMACVKHFALYGAAEAGRDYNTTDMSLHRMYNEYLPPYKAAIDAGAGSIMTSFNDINGVPATANKWLMTDLLRQQWGFQGMVVTDYTAINELIDHGLGDLQQVSALSLKAGVDMDMVGEGYLGTLKKSLEEGKVSQADIDRACRLVLEAKYKLGLFEDPYKYCDVNRAKNNILTKAHLAKSREVAAKSFVLLKNDKQTLPFTKKGKIALVGPLANTGANMPGTWSVSADLEHTPSLLQGMKDALGNKVTIQYALGTNLLDDPAYQERATMFGRTIPRDNRSEQELIAEAIKASEGADAIVAALGESSEMSGESSSRTEIGIPSNQQRLLEALLKTGKPVVLVLFTGRPLTLTWENEHVPAILNVWFGGTETGKAVADVLFGDVNPSGKLPATFPKNVGQIPLYYNAKTTGRPLEQGKWFQKFRSNYLDVDNDPLYPFGYGLSYSAFQYNNLRLSTSKLQKQGKIKVTVDVKNTGKYDGEEVVQLYIRDMVGSVTRPVKELKGFQKIAFKAGETKAVEFELTEEDLKFYNEKLEFVTEPGEFEVYVGTNSRDVLTSKFELQN from the coding sequence ATGAATATAAGCAGATACAGTCGATTAGTGCTGTCCATATGTACTTTGTACGTGACCAGCACTGTTACAGCACAGCAGAACAACCAGAAGATGGACAGTTTTATTAATACACTGATGTCAAAAATGACATTAGAGGAAAAAATCGGACAGCTTAATCTGGTGACAGGAGGAGAAGCAACGACAGGCAGTACGGTCAGTACGGGAGTGGAAGGAAAAATCAAATCCGGGGCTATCGGAGGTATATTTAGCATGAGTACACCACAACGTATTCGCGCTGCACAGGACCTGGCAGTGAAACAATCCCGTTTAGGTATTCCTCTTATCTTTGGAATGGATGTTATTCACGGATATAAAACGATTTTTCCGATTCCGATCGGATTAGCTTCCTCCTGGGATATGAATCTGGTAAGACAGACCGCTCAGATCGCTGCAACAGAAGCTACGGCAGATGGAATCAACTGGACATTCTCGCCAATGGTAGACATCTCCCGTGATCCACGCTGGGGCAGGTTCTCAGAAGGAAACGGAGAAGATCCTTATCTCAGTTCCAAAATCGCTGTTGAAATGGTAAAAGGCTATCAGGGTAATGACCTTGCCGCCAATAATACACTGATGGCATGTGTCAAGCATTTTGCACTGTATGGAGCAGCAGAAGCAGGAAGAGACTACAATACTACAGACATGAGTCTGCACAGAATGTACAACGAGTATCTTCCACCCTATAAAGCTGCAATCGATGCGGGAGCAGGAAGTATCATGACTTCATTCAATGATATTAACGGTGTACCTGCGACAGCCAATAAATGGCTTATGACGGATCTGTTACGCCAGCAATGGGGATTTCAGGGTATGGTCGTAACCGATTATACCGCTATAAACGAACTAATTGACCACGGACTGGGAGATCTGCAACAGGTATCCGCTCTCTCTCTGAAAGCCGGAGTAGATATGGATATGGTTGGTGAAGGTTACCTTGGAACCTTGAAAAAATCACTGGAAGAAGGTAAAGTCTCACAAGCTGATATCGACAGAGCCTGCAGATTAGTTTTGGAAGCCAAATATAAACTCGGACTATTTGAAGATCCATACAAATACTGTGATGTAAACCGTGCTAAAAACAATATACTGACTAAAGCACATCTTGCAAAGTCACGTGAAGTAGCTGCAAAATCATTTGTATTACTAAAAAATGATAAGCAAACACTCCCTTTTACAAAAAAAGGAAAAATTGCGCTGGTAGGTCCCCTTGCTAATACCGGTGCAAATATGCCGGGCACATGGAGTGTAAGTGCTGATCTGGAACATACGCCATCACTCTTGCAAGGCATGAAGGATGCATTGGGTAACAAGGTAACTATTCAGTATGCCTTAGGTACAAATCTGTTAGATGATCCTGCATATCAGGAGCGTGCTACTATGTTTGGACGTACAATTCCACGTGATAACCGCAGTGAGCAGGAACTGATAGCTGAAGCAATCAAAGCATCGGAAGGTGCAGATGCCATCGTAGCAGCATTAGGAGAAAGTTCTGAAATGAGCGGAGAAAGCTCCAGCCGTACAGAAATAGGAATACCTTCAAATCAGCAACGTCTGCTAGAGGCACTGTTAAAAACCGGAAAACCGGTAGTACTTGTGCTGTTTACAGGACGGCCACTGACACTGACCTGGGAAAATGAACATGTACCGGCGATACTGAATGTATGGTTTGGTGGTACTGAGACAGGTAAAGCTGTGGCAGATGTGTTGTTCGGAGATGTAAATCCTTCCGGAAAACTACCGGCTACTTTCCCTAAGAATGTAGGTCAGATTCCTTTATATTATAATGCAAAAACTACAGGCAGACCTTTGGAGCAGGGTAAATGGTTCCAAAAATTCAGATCCAATTATTTGGATGTAGACAACGATCCGCTTTATCCGTTTGGGTACGGATTGAGCTATTCTGCTTTTCAGTATAATAACCTTCGCTTAAGCACTTCAAAGCTCCAGAAACAAGGTAAAATCAAGGTTACTGTCGATGTAAAGAATACAGGAAAATATGACGGAGAAGAAGTCGTACAACTCTATATCCGCGACATGGTGGGTTCTGTAACACGCCCTGTGAAAGAATTGAAAGGATTTCAGAAAATAGCCTTCAAAGCTGGAGAAACAAAAGCCGTTGAATTCGAATTGACAGAAGAGGATTTAAAATTCTATAATGAAAAATTAGAATTTGTGACTGAGCCAGGCGAATTTGAAGTATACGTCGGAACAAATTCCAGAGATGTATTAACTTCTAAATTTGAATTACAAAATTAA